A genomic segment from Vicinamibacterales bacterium encodes:
- a CDS encoding SGNH/GDSL hydrolase family protein → MALTRRKFIVFAVVAVVLSVVVPLMVALAADLYLHRRAERSAGLNRWGYRGPIVGAKQPGELRVAMLGGSTAFGYGVTWDEAIPALLERRLNEQRGEAPARVINLGFNNEGAYSFLPTLQDFEFLDFDVVTLYEGYNDLSGDLAPNRAVYRHESVVFRMTGYFPILPLALTEKARSLRYGGDLNAAYADARNEPTGRTVFRPGLADRTSASALEAAGAVSESLSRQLDRLSNQAPPAVSLTSEAGCASPWANYCQAIYVATRYALDRGKVVAIAGQPRKVKEDARVHDDQQRAVIGMIARHFANDPRVRYVDLRDSVDLNNLDIAFDGMHLNAEGNATMARGLAPAIRALAAVKGSAASR, encoded by the coding sequence ATGGCGCTCACCAGGCGCAAGTTCATCGTGTTTGCGGTCGTCGCGGTCGTTCTGTCGGTGGTGGTGCCGTTGATGGTGGCGCTGGCCGCCGACCTCTACCTTCATCGGCGCGCCGAGCGCTCCGCCGGCCTGAACCGATGGGGCTATCGCGGGCCGATTGTCGGCGCCAAGCAGCCCGGTGAGCTCCGAGTCGCGATGCTCGGTGGCAGCACCGCGTTCGGCTACGGCGTAACGTGGGATGAGGCCATCCCCGCCCTCCTCGAGCGGAGGTTGAATGAGCAACGCGGTGAAGCCCCTGCGCGGGTCATCAACCTCGGCTTCAACAACGAGGGCGCCTACTCGTTCCTGCCCACACTGCAGGACTTCGAGTTCCTCGACTTCGACGTGGTCACCTTGTACGAGGGATACAACGATCTCAGCGGCGACCTGGCCCCCAACCGGGCCGTCTATCGCCACGAGTCGGTGGTGTTCCGCATGACCGGCTACTTTCCGATTCTGCCTCTCGCCCTCACCGAGAAGGCCCGGTCGTTGCGTTACGGCGGTGACCTCAACGCGGCGTATGCCGATGCCCGCAATGAGCCCACCGGCAGAACCGTGTTCCGGCCCGGCCTGGCCGATCGCACCTCAGCGTCGGCGCTCGAGGCCGCCGGGGCGGTATCGGAATCGCTCAGCAGGCAGCTCGATCGGCTCTCGAACCAGGCACCGCCGGCGGTTTCACTGACGAGCGAGGCCGGCTGCGCCTCTCCCTGGGCGAACTACTGCCAGGCGATCTACGTGGCGACCCGCTACGCCCTGGATCGCGGCAAGGTGGTCGCGATTGCGGGGCAGCCCCGCAAGGTCAAGGAGGATGCGCGAGTTCACGATGACCAGCAGCGCGCCGTGATCGGCATGATTGCCCGCCACTTCGCAAACGACCCGCGGGTTCGCTATGTCGATCTGCGCGACTCGGTCGACCTGAACAACCTCGACATCGCGTTCGACGGCATGCACCTGAACGCCGAAGGGAACGCAACGATGGCCAGGGGATTGGCGCCGGCGATCCGGGCGTTGGCTGCCGTGAAGGGAAGCGCCGCATCGCGATGA
- a CDS encoding glycosyltransferase family 39 protein — MPVKVAGLAASVLFVIAAVVVVMVVPDRAQLVLYIASSGANEVVIPVAYWAAVALWAWLASRAIHAPLSQVLPPAIAVGMALHLLLLLAMFTPQLADPSRFSTAFYRLYARGFCGMALVGALGWSAGHMGKSGRAPGRSAIFVVPVLAGACVLAAALVRYDMWVGLGAVVAGLALIGWVSGLASTPARWQAASRLARKAMAGDRAFMLAVFLVALGLRLLYLRRVMTDPGYLATGGDGPVYDALAWSIASGEGVPASFREGYPLLLLGYVWFAGAVYAIAGHSYFVLCAVQSVLGALACVLLFLVARQLFGLATARVAALFAALSFPLLFAAAAIGHQAVDVFLTLLITWMLVRVIEARRADGLAWATIGVLLGCAIAVRETSAFLLALVLAWMPFAFRRRALGGSWRAAAWVVAGVVLVVTPLIVPSVSTQAGRLRLRQHFDRLYTGQGDVVRTRKDLIGPLEDPGAALAQFRQQPALVAVTLSRAVVHNFAVQFFTQPFGGFDLVFLAKGSAYYYGLWFYAYALACAGTVIAARRVIAGGAAAAGTALVLGIIASRTLPHLVLESHYRHRVPIEPLLILLAAVAAVGLVVAARSHWELRGVEA, encoded by the coding sequence GTGCCGGTGAAGGTTGCCGGTCTGGCCGCCAGCGTCCTGTTCGTGATCGCCGCCGTCGTGGTTGTGATGGTGGTGCCCGACCGGGCCCAATTGGTGCTGTACATCGCGTCGAGCGGCGCGAACGAGGTGGTCATTCCCGTCGCCTATTGGGCCGCCGTCGCTCTCTGGGCCTGGCTCGCCTCACGAGCCATTCACGCGCCCCTTTCGCAAGTATTGCCACCGGCGATCGCCGTGGGGATGGCGTTGCATCTGTTGTTACTGCTCGCGATGTTCACCCCGCAACTCGCCGACCCTTCGCGGTTCAGCACGGCGTTCTACCGGCTCTACGCGCGCGGCTTCTGCGGCATGGCGCTGGTGGGCGCACTCGGCTGGTCGGCTGGGCACATGGGCAAGTCCGGGCGCGCGCCCGGCAGGTCCGCGATATTTGTGGTGCCCGTGCTGGCCGGCGCTTGCGTGCTGGCCGCCGCCCTCGTTCGCTACGACATGTGGGTGGGTCTTGGGGCCGTCGTGGCCGGCCTCGCCTTGATCGGGTGGGTTTCGGGATTGGCGTCCACTCCTGCCCGGTGGCAGGCTGCCTCCCGCCTGGCGCGCAAGGCGATGGCCGGCGATCGTGCCTTCATGCTCGCCGTGTTCCTCGTGGCTCTGGGGTTGCGACTCCTGTACCTCCGCCGGGTCATGACCGACCCTGGCTATCTCGCGACCGGCGGGGACGGCCCGGTTTACGACGCCCTGGCCTGGTCGATTGCCAGCGGCGAAGGTGTACCGGCGTCATTTCGTGAGGGCTATCCGCTGCTGCTGCTCGGCTATGTCTGGTTCGCCGGAGCGGTCTACGCCATTGCGGGGCACAGCTATTTCGTCTTGTGCGCGGTCCAGTCGGTGCTGGGAGCCCTGGCGTGTGTGCTGCTCTTCCTGGTGGCGCGGCAGCTCTTTGGCCTGGCAACCGCGCGGGTGGCGGCGCTCTTCGCGGCCCTCAGTTTTCCGCTGTTGTTTGCGGCCGCGGCCATTGGCCACCAGGCGGTGGACGTCTTCCTCACGCTGCTGATTACCTGGATGCTGGTTCGGGTTATCGAAGCCCGCAGGGCTGACGGTCTGGCGTGGGCGACGATCGGTGTGCTGCTCGGATGCGCCATCGCTGTCAGGGAGACCAGCGCGTTCCTCCTGGCGTTGGTCCTCGCCTGGATGCCATTCGCCTTCAGGCGCCGCGCGCTCGGCGGTTCCTGGCGGGCCGCCGCGTGGGTAGTGGCTGGCGTGGTCCTCGTGGTGACACCGTTGATCGTGCCGTCGGTGTCCACTCAGGCGGGCCGCCTCCGTCTGCGCCAACACTTCGACCGCCTGTACACCGGACAAGGCGATGTGGTTCGGACGCGCAAGGACCTGATCGGGCCGCTCGAGGATCCCGGTGCGGCACTCGCACAGTTTCGTCAGCAGCCGGCGCTCGTCGCTGTAACGCTCAGCCGCGCTGTCGTGCATAACTTCGCCGTCCAGTTCTTTACGCAACCGTTTGGCGGATTCGACCTCGTGTTCCTGGCAAAGGGCTCGGCGTACTACTACGGCCTGTGGTTCTATGCCTACGCGCTGGCGTGCGCGGGGACGGTCATCGCGGCCAGGCGGGTGATCGCCGGTGGCGCCGCCGCCGCGGGCACGGCGCTGGTCCTGGGGATCATCGCCTCCCGCACCTTGCCCCACCTGGTGCTCGAATCGCACTATCGACATCGCGTGCCGATTGAGCCGCTGTTGATTCTGTTGGCGGCGGTCGCGGCCGTCGGCCTGGTGGTCGCCGCGCGATCGCACTGGGAACTCCGCGGAGTGGAGGCGTAA
- a CDS encoding glycosyltransferase — protein sequence MPVARVITRLNIGGPSIQATRLTSALERHGFHTRLFHGRLGDGEGDMSYLIPAGADTVYLPRLQRQLSPIDDLRTVFALYAQFRRLRPVIVHTHMAKAGMLGRMAAAAYNLTRGAAPRARVVHTYHGHVLDGYFSPVMTKVFITLERALATVSDAIVAISPAIRDELLNTYRIGRDRQFHVVPLGFDLAPFAAVDAAARAEARRTLNLPPGVPVISTVGRLTAIKQHRLFLDVIRRTTAGHPDVIALIAGGGELQAELEAHAAALGIAGNVRFLGWRRDLATIYGATDVFLLTSRNEGTPVALIEAMATGVPGVSTAVGGVKDVINSPDVGLLAPFGDADALAGHVNGLLSDATRRDTMGAGARATVLERYGIERLVREIAAMYRDLLARP from the coding sequence GTGCCTGTCGCGCGTGTAATCACGCGCCTCAATATCGGCGGCCCGTCCATTCAAGCGACGCGTCTCACCAGCGCTCTCGAGCGCCACGGCTTCCACACGCGCCTGTTCCACGGACGCCTTGGCGACGGTGAAGGCGACATGTCGTATTTGATTCCGGCGGGCGCCGACACCGTGTACTTGCCGCGACTCCAGCGTCAGCTGTCGCCGATCGACGACCTCCGCACGGTGTTCGCGTTGTATGCGCAGTTCAGGCGGTTGCGGCCGGTGATCGTTCACACGCACATGGCGAAGGCCGGGATGCTGGGCCGCATGGCCGCCGCCGCCTACAACCTGACGCGCGGCGCCGCGCCCCGCGCGCGCGTCGTGCACACCTATCACGGCCACGTGCTCGACGGGTATTTCAGTCCGGTGATGACCAAGGTCTTCATCACGCTCGAGCGCGCGCTGGCCACCGTGAGCGACGCCATCGTCGCGATCTCGCCGGCGATTCGGGATGAGTTGCTGAACACGTATCGCATCGGGCGCGACCGCCAATTCCACGTGGTCCCGCTTGGATTCGACCTGGCGCCGTTCGCCGCCGTCGATGCGGCGGCCCGCGCCGAGGCGCGCCGCACGCTGAACCTGCCGCCTGGCGTGCCGGTGATCAGCACGGTCGGCCGGCTGACGGCCATCAAGCAGCACCGGCTGTTCCTCGACGTGATCCGGCGGACGACTGCCGGCCACCCGGATGTCATTGCGCTCATCGCTGGTGGCGGCGAGCTGCAGGCCGAACTGGAAGCCCACGCGGCGGCGCTGGGCATCGCCGGCAACGTGCGGTTTCTCGGCTGGCGCCGCGACCTGGCCACCATTTACGGCGCCACCGATGTCTTTCTGTTGACGTCCCGCAACGAGGGCACGCCTGTGGCCCTGATCGAGGCGATGGCCACCGGCGTCCCGGGCGTCAGCACGGCGGTGGGCGGGGTCAAGGACGTGATCAACTCGCCCGACGTCGGCCTGCTGGCGCCGTTCGGCGACGCCGACGCCCTGGCGGGTCATGTGAACGGGTTGCTGTCGGACGCCACCCGCCGCGACACCATGGGCGCCGGCGCCCGCGCGACCGTCCTCGAGCGTTACGGCATCGAGCGGCTGGTCCGGGAAATCGCCGCGATGTACCGCGACCTGCTGGCCCGGCCCTAG
- a CDS encoding glycosyltransferase family 39 protein encodes MRQRALLVICLVALAHAALYIVYQGPDRDAMVNWSDQRGYQRLAESLATTGQFTRYAGTETFAPEVIRTPGYPAFVAVVYLLAGVGNNTAVAVAQALVFVAICLLVFVVARRVSDQRTALVAAGLTAVYSPLPYFGALVVTELWTALVATAAIVVALRAAQDGRLRDFALAGFLFSVTTLVRPAFVLMPFFFAIAVPMLVRRQRSAAMLKGWSVLAVAAAITLMPWFAYNYVNLGQFTLSPAGGIGRGLWEGSWQGRWTGRIQADLITLADTTADRDELTRRVLAKAAAAGLPAEPMLDYVNEWRDIRAIWDTPIDPMERVRARVVADGEYLRLALAHMREDPLGHIRRRVVTGTFVLWAAEIPIRYRDINEMPASVVRLIWLIQVVLLLVAAGGAVVLVRGGRWLEAVMLTLPIIYVTGVHLPLLCEARQSLPVKPIVLALASVGVVEMTRKKT; translated from the coding sequence ATGCGCCAACGCGCCCTGCTCGTGATTTGCCTCGTCGCCCTGGCGCACGCGGCGCTCTACATCGTCTACCAAGGCCCGGACCGCGACGCCATGGTCAACTGGAGCGACCAGCGCGGCTATCAACGGCTGGCCGAGAGCCTCGCCACCACCGGGCAGTTCACCCGCTATGCCGGCACCGAGACGTTCGCGCCGGAAGTGATTCGCACGCCCGGCTACCCGGCGTTTGTCGCGGTCGTCTACCTGTTGGCCGGCGTCGGCAACAACACCGCCGTCGCCGTGGCGCAGGCGCTGGTGTTCGTCGCGATCTGCCTGCTGGTCTTCGTAGTGGCGCGACGCGTCAGCGATCAGCGGACCGCCCTGGTCGCCGCCGGCCTCACCGCCGTGTATTCGCCGCTGCCCTATTTCGGCGCGCTGGTCGTGACCGAGCTGTGGACGGCGTTGGTCGCCACCGCGGCGATCGTGGTCGCCCTCCGCGCCGCGCAAGACGGCAGGCTCCGCGACTTCGCGCTCGCCGGTTTCCTGTTCAGCGTGACGACCCTCGTCCGGCCGGCGTTCGTGTTGATGCCGTTCTTCTTCGCCATCGCAGTGCCGATGCTGGTCCGCCGTCAGCGCTCCGCCGCCATGCTGAAGGGCTGGAGCGTCCTCGCCGTGGCCGCTGCGATCACCTTGATGCCGTGGTTTGCCTACAACTACGTGAACCTCGGCCAATTCACCCTCTCGCCCGCCGGCGGCATTGGCCGAGGCCTGTGGGAAGGCTCCTGGCAGGGCCGATGGACGGGGCGGATACAGGCGGACCTGATCACACTCGCCGACACCACCGCTGACCGCGACGAACTGACCCGCCGCGTGCTGGCGAAAGCCGCGGCAGCCGGACTGCCGGCCGAGCCGATGCTCGACTACGTCAACGAGTGGCGTGACATTCGCGCCATCTGGGATACGCCCATCGATCCGATGGAACGGGTCCGCGCCCGCGTGGTGGCCGACGGTGAATACCTGCGCTTGGCCCTGGCGCACATGCGCGAAGATCCGCTCGGTCACATCCGGCGCCGCGTCGTGACCGGCACGTTCGTGTTGTGGGCCGCCGAGATCCCGATCAGGTACCGCGACATCAATGAGATGCCGGCGTCCGTGGTTCGATTGATCTGGCTGATTCAAGTGGTGCTGCTGCTGGTGGCGGCGGGGGGAGCGGTGGTCCTGGTTCGCGGCGGCCGCTGGCTCGAAGCGGTGATGCTAACGCTGCCGATCATCTACGTGACGGGGGTTCACTTGCCGCTGCTGTGCGAAGCGCGCCAGTCGTTGCCCGTAAAGCCGATCGTTCTGGCCCTGGCGAGCGTTGGCGTAGTGGAAATGACCCGCAAGAAGACCTGA
- a CDS encoding FAD-dependent oxidoreductase, whose amino-acid sequence MSGKQRVVILGAGPAGITAAWRLSELGYPVTVLERDDAVGGMARTINVGNYAVDFGPHTFHVRETEESRRVLASIKHFFGEDPLVLTRGTRVLLRGKEYVYPLEMLQVLKGVSPFLSARIIFDYLVATLKSTFAPAKKEDSFEEWGVRNLGRTLYDLCFGIYSERVWGLPTSQISSKQAQRVAKLNLKNIILRTLGINADPATYFTKYMYPRKGISLLYEGMAAEVRAAGNVIKLNAPAVRLERDPSTGSGQGGDRVARVVYREDGQEKAVECDLLLSTLPLPALVSMTTPSLPAEVVSHAGKLRYRSLKLIYIVLKRARMTDYHWVYLLDAQFRVNRLSEQKNVSPDMVPADSTVLCIELSLWKDEPLWQASDEEVYQLALRDLMKMGYHVTPDEVLEYYVADIPTAYPVYELNFEEHLIPVLDGVHEVSNLLTLGRHGLFLNNSMDDNVLLGMQIADHINRPEGADSRAWKTEMLAFMKLRFQGK is encoded by the coding sequence ATGAGCGGAAAGCAGCGGGTAGTGATTCTGGGTGCCGGGCCGGCCGGTATCACGGCGGCGTGGCGGCTCAGTGAACTGGGCTATCCGGTCACCGTGCTCGAACGCGACGATGCCGTCGGCGGCATGGCGCGGACCATCAACGTCGGCAACTACGCCGTCGATTTCGGGCCGCACACGTTTCACGTCCGCGAGACCGAGGAGAGCCGCCGCGTGCTGGCCTCGATCAAGCACTTCTTCGGCGAGGATCCCCTGGTCCTGACCCGCGGCACCCGCGTGTTGCTGCGCGGCAAGGAGTACGTCTACCCGCTCGAGATGCTGCAGGTGCTGAAGGGCGTCAGCCCGTTCCTGTCGGCGCGGATCATCTTCGATTACCTGGTGGCGACGCTCAAGTCGACCTTTGCGCCGGCGAAGAAGGAAGACTCGTTCGAGGAGTGGGGCGTCCGCAACCTTGGCCGCACGCTCTATGACCTCTGCTTCGGCATCTATTCGGAGCGCGTGTGGGGCCTGCCGACAAGCCAGATCTCGTCGAAGCAGGCGCAGCGGGTCGCCAAGCTCAACCTGAAGAACATCATCCTGCGCACGCTGGGCATCAATGCGGACCCGGCGACCTACTTCACGAAGTACATGTATCCGCGCAAGGGCATCAGCCTGCTCTACGAGGGCATGGCGGCGGAAGTGCGCGCCGCCGGCAACGTGATCAAGCTGAACGCGCCGGCCGTGCGGCTCGAGCGCGACCCTTCGACAGGCTCAGGGCAGGGAGGCGATCGCGTGGCCCGCGTGGTCTATCGCGAAGACGGGCAGGAGAAGGCCGTCGAGTGCGACCTGCTGCTGTCGACGTTGCCGCTGCCGGCGCTGGTGTCGATGACGACGCCGTCCCTGCCGGCAGAGGTGGTGTCGCACGCCGGCAAGTTGCGCTACCGCAGCCTCAAGCTGATCTACATCGTCCTCAAGCGCGCGCGGATGACCGATTACCACTGGGTGTATTTGCTCGATGCGCAGTTCCGCGTCAACCGGCTGTCGGAGCAGAAGAACGTGAGCCCCGACATGGTGCCGGCCGATTCGACGGTGCTGTGCATCGAGCTGTCGCTGTGGAAGGACGAGCCGCTGTGGCAGGCCAGCGACGAAGAGGTGTATCAGCTCGCGTTACGCGACCTGATGAAGATGGGCTACCACGTGACGCCCGATGAAGTGCTCGAGTACTACGTCGCCGACATTCCGACGGCCTATCCCGTGTACGAGCTCAACTTCGAGGAACATCTTATCCCGGTGCTCGACGGCGTGCATGAGGTGTCGAACCTGCTCACGCTGGGCCGCCACGGGTTGTTCCTGAACAACAGCATGGACGACAACGTGCTGCTCGGGATGCAGATCGCCGATCACATCAACCGTCCCGAAGGCGCCGACAGCCGCGCCTGGAAGACGGAGATGCTGGCGTTCATGAAACTCAGATTTCAGGGAAAGTGA
- a CDS encoding NAD(P)-dependent oxidoreductase — translation MKLLLTGASGFIGHNVLLRAPRDWEIVAVYHQTPGLEAFVEAQGLSHVRPVRCDLLDEGAVQAMARDIGRPDAMLYLAANGDPAASAERPRWDLDSNTAAFVTTLEHCPADHVVYLSSGAVYDGLSGPVTPATAVSPRLPYAIAKLASEQYLRFFCERQGTVGSYVNVRFFGAYGPYEAARKITTKWLQAMRAGQREFVVRGNGQNLIDFMYVDDAIDGFLALVAAAGTRATVDFASGAPVSVNDVVGTMAKVAGADVSVRHEGTVAEYIEFRSADTTMHDTFGITPRVSFEDGLQRLRAFLAGAAQVDMRRG, via the coding sequence GTGAAACTCCTCCTCACCGGCGCCTCCGGATTTATCGGCCACAACGTGCTGCTGCGTGCACCGCGCGATTGGGAGATCGTCGCCGTCTACCACCAGACGCCGGGCCTCGAAGCGTTCGTCGAGGCGCAGGGCCTGTCCCACGTGCGCCCGGTGCGCTGCGACCTGCTCGACGAGGGCGCGGTGCAGGCCATGGCCCGCGACATCGGCCGGCCCGACGCCATGCTGTACCTGGCCGCCAATGGCGACCCGGCGGCGTCGGCCGAACGGCCACGGTGGGACCTGGACTCGAACACCGCCGCCTTCGTCACCACCCTCGAGCACTGCCCGGCGGATCACGTGGTCTACCTCTCGTCGGGCGCGGTATATGACGGCTTGAGCGGGCCCGTCACGCCCGCAACCGCGGTGTCGCCGCGGCTGCCCTACGCGATTGCGAAGCTCGCGTCGGAGCAATACCTGCGGTTCTTCTGCGAGCGGCAGGGCACTGTCGGCAGTTACGTCAACGTGCGCTTCTTCGGCGCCTATGGACCCTACGAAGCCGCACGCAAGATCACCACCAAGTGGCTGCAGGCGATGCGGGCGGGCCAGCGCGAGTTCGTGGTGCGCGGCAACGGCCAGAACCTGATCGACTTCATGTACGTGGACGACGCGATTGACGGCTTCCTGGCGCTGGTCGCCGCCGCCGGCACCCGGGCCACCGTGGACTTTGCGTCGGGCGCTCCGGTCAGCGTCAACGACGTGGTTGGCACGATGGCCAAGGTCGCGGGGGCGGACGTGTCGGTGCGGCACGAAGGCACGGTGGCCGAGTACATCGAGTTTCGATCGGCGGACACCACCATGCACGACACCTTCGGCATCACGCCGCGGGTGTCATTCGAAGACGGGTTGCAGCGGCTGCGCGCCTTTCTGGCCGGCGCCGCTCAGGTCGACATGAGGAGAGGATGA
- a CDS encoding SDR family NAD(P)-dependent oxidoreductase: MALKNKRICITGGAGFIGSHLVSMLVDDNEIVVYDNLHRNALQFAHLSEHKHLHFIQGDVLDYEATRKAIDGCQIVIHCAAIAGVYTVDRSAVRTMEVNLLGTHQVVKAALATGVERFVEFSTSEVYGAFIHKGKEDDFTPIGPIGESRWVYAASKLASEHLSYAHYREDNLPLTIVRPFNVYGPRQVGDGAIRGITLQALRNLPITLYNDGTQIRSWCFVSDFVDGVLRCAENPAAIGQAFNIGNPQGTATNFELAHLIIRLTNSKSEIVFKPHPGPEVDLRVPSIEKAMTLLGFKPTVSLEAGVAQAIAWYRENYDAVSGKK, from the coding sequence ATGGCATTGAAGAACAAGAGAATCTGCATCACCGGCGGCGCCGGCTTCATTGGCTCGCACCTGGTCTCGATGCTCGTCGATGACAACGAAATCGTCGTCTACGACAACCTGCACCGCAATGCGCTCCAGTTTGCGCACCTCAGCGAGCACAAGCACCTGCATTTCATCCAGGGTGACGTGCTCGACTACGAGGCGACGCGCAAGGCAATCGACGGATGTCAGATTGTCATTCACTGCGCGGCCATCGCCGGCGTCTACACGGTGGATCGCAGTGCCGTGCGGACGATGGAGGTCAACCTGCTCGGGACGCACCAGGTGGTGAAGGCCGCGCTCGCGACCGGGGTGGAACGCTTCGTCGAGTTCTCCACCAGCGAGGTCTACGGCGCCTTCATCCACAAGGGCAAGGAAGACGACTTCACGCCGATTGGGCCGATTGGCGAAAGCCGGTGGGTGTATGCCGCGAGCAAGCTGGCCTCGGAGCACCTGTCCTACGCCCACTATCGCGAAGACAACCTGCCGCTGACCATTGTCAGGCCCTTCAATGTCTATGGTCCCCGTCAAGTCGGTGACGGCGCCATCCGCGGCATCACCTTGCAGGCGCTGCGCAACCTGCCGATCACCCTCTACAACGATGGCACGCAGATCCGTTCGTGGTGCTTCGTGTCGGACTTCGTGGACGGCGTGCTGCGCTGCGCCGAGAACCCGGCCGCGATCGGCCAGGCGTTCAACATCGGTAACCCGCAAGGCACGGCGACCAATTTCGAGCTCGCCCACCTGATCATCCGCCTGACCAACTCGAAGTCTGAAATCGTCTTCAAGCCCCACCCCGGTCCCGAGGTCGACCTGCGCGTGCCGTCGATCGAAAAAGCGATGACGCTGCTCGGCTTCAAGCCGACGGTCTCGCTCGAGGCAGGCGTCGCCCAGGCCATTGCCTGGTATCGCGAGAACTACGACGCCGTCAGCGGCAAGAAGTAA
- a CDS encoding winged helix-turn-helix transcriptional regulator translates to MDVEAHRDLRMLEAVHQNGQVTQRGLASKLGIALGLANIYLKRMVHKGFIKVVNVQPNRITYLVTPRGITEKARLTYEFMDYSLHLYGEVRQHLRTALQACAEAGKRVAICGSGEAAELAYLSLKESGLEPVAVFDHDGHHEFLGMPVLPIADHATVEFDLIIVATLDQSGRQLQELIDAGVARNRLFPLRQEPTPQPAPKRKPVSVRARSTNGKH, encoded by the coding sequence ATGGACGTTGAAGCACATCGCGATCTAAGGATGCTCGAAGCGGTCCACCAGAATGGGCAGGTCACGCAACGCGGCCTGGCCAGCAAGCTGGGGATCGCGCTCGGTCTCGCGAACATCTACCTGAAGCGCATGGTCCACAAGGGCTTCATCAAGGTAGTCAACGTGCAGCCCAACCGGATCACCTACCTGGTGACGCCTCGCGGCATCACCGAGAAGGCGCGCCTGACCTACGAGTTCATGGACTACTCGCTGCATCTCTACGGCGAGGTGCGCCAGCACCTGCGCACCGCCCTCCAGGCCTGCGCCGAAGCCGGCAAGCGCGTGGCGATTTGCGGCAGCGGCGAAGCCGCCGAACTGGCGTACCTGTCGCTGAAGGAGTCTGGTCTCGAGCCGGTCGCCGTGTTCGATCACGATGGCCACCACGAGTTCCTCGGCATGCCGGTGCTGCCGATTGCCGACCACGCGACCGTCGAGTTCGACTTGATCATCGTGGCGACGCTCGACCAGTCGGGCCGACAGCTGCAAGAGCTGATCGACGCCGGCGTCGCGCGAAACCGGCTGTTTCCCTTGCGCCAGGAGCCGACCCCGCAGCCCGCCCCAAAGCGCAAGCCCGTTTCCGTTCGCGCCCGATCCACCAACGGCAAGCACTAG
- a CDS encoding acylneuraminate cytidylyltransferase family protein, with translation MKVLGIITARGGSRGIPGKNLKLLAGKPLLDYTVLAAQAARGLDRVILSTEDAAIAEAGRALGCEVPFMRPAELSRDETAHLPIIQHAAKWMQDEAGYHPDAVMILQPTSPLRTVADIDAAAALLESSGADSVLSVSEVPAHSHPSRTLRVDAAGNAVLFATGEPVRKRINRRQDLPEAWVMNGAIYACRTTVLFGPGPSLYGDRVVAYRMPAERSVSIDDLDDWAAAERALATASLH, from the coding sequence GTGAAGGTTCTCGGCATCATCACGGCCCGTGGCGGATCCAGGGGCATTCCCGGCAAGAACCTGAAGCTGCTGGCCGGAAAGCCGCTGCTTGACTACACGGTTCTGGCCGCCCAGGCGGCGCGGGGACTGGACCGGGTCATCCTCTCCACCGAAGACGCGGCCATTGCCGAGGCCGGCCGGGCGCTGGGCTGCGAGGTGCCGTTCATGCGGCCCGCCGAGTTGTCGCGCGACGAGACCGCGCACTTGCCGATCATCCAGCATGCCGCGAAGTGGATGCAGGATGAAGCGGGCTACCACCCCGATGCGGTAATGATCCTGCAGCCGACCTCGCCGCTGCGCACCGTCGCCGACATCGATGCCGCGGCGGCGCTGCTGGAGAGTTCCGGCGCCGACTCGGTGTTGAGTGTCAGCGAGGTGCCGGCGCACAGCCACCCGTCGCGCACGCTGCGCGTGGACGCGGCCGGCAATGCCGTGTTGTTCGCCACCGGCGAGCCGGTGCGCAAGCGCATCAACCGCCGCCAGGACTTGCCGGAAGCGTGGGTCATGAACGGCGCGATCTACGCCTGCCGCACGACGGTGTTGTTCGGGCCGGGGCCCAGTCTGTATGGCGACCGAGTCGTCGCCTACCGCATGCCGGCCGAGCGTTCCGTCAGCATCGACGACCTGGACGACTGGGCCGCCGCGGAGCGCGCCCTGGCCACTGCATCTCTGCACTAA